CAAGATGTTTAAGACTAAATAAACCATCAACTTTTGGTTTTTTAACATTACTAATCATTGAATAACCATaatcattaataattaatcttCTAACACATCCTTTAAATGGTATAAAACTTGTTGACTTTGCAGCTCCAATTAATATTGCACCTAAATCTTTATGAACAAATATTGGTATATAATTATtgtctaaattttttacaataacttcaccatttaatttaaatgatatagtATTTGGATTGGTTATTGATGTAATGATACCAATTCTATGccaatataaatttaaaatatctttacttatttcaattgtaaaaatatttgtcaaACCATCATATACacaataatttaaagtaCCATTATCAAGTTTAAGcataaatattttggatgaatttattgaataaattgataaaagaaCACCATCACTAtgatttgttttaaaatcaatttctaatttttgattttgtaAAGATATCTTTGAGTAATGAGGTGATGAAAGAATATCATCTGAAGtgtatgaaaaaatttctgAAAAAGTATTTCCAGATATCCTTCTtctttgaatattttttttaggaaaATTTGGTAAATTTTCAATACTACTCCTATTATTTGAAAcaaattgtaataatttttttccatttccTGTTAATTCAAAGGCAACCTGACCATCACCTAATGAAACTGGTTGAACGATATCTTTACAACTTGAATCTGATGTAAAAATATCGTTACATTTACAAGTATAACTATTTAActtattataacattttccAAATTTACCACATATATCTTCATGACAATTATTTTGCCTTCCTATTAATGGACAataatcaattaaattttcaacaataacattatgattaaataatggtaaattatttagataaatatcttttatacaACCAACAAATTCTGGTGAATTATATTGATTTCCTCTACTTAAAATTTCATCATCATTACCAATACCacctattaaaaatttttttgatggTAAAGAAAATCTTCCATAAATTGTTTCAATTTCTTTTCTacatatatcattaataCATTCAACACATTCTGTTCCTTTATTATTACAtgcttttaaattaattataacagAATTAtgtgtaaaaattaattgaagcCTTTTCCATATACCATCATTTATAGGAGTATGAATAAATTCATTTATCAATTCATTTGTTAAACTTCTATTTAAACTTAAACGAATATTTCCATTAATTAAATCAACACTAATATAATCATATTGATTTTCTAAAgtatatgaataaaaaagaataccATTTTCTTGTTTAgtattaaaatcaaaaattaactcttcaatttcttcatttttCATATCAATTTCCATAAAACTACTATACTCAAAAGAgtaaatttttgtttcacAGTTATCTCCATAATATCCTTTATTACAAGAACAAAACCATAAATCAGATGAACCATCATTTTTTGGTATACACAAAccatttttacaaatattttcattacaagtattatttttattgtaaatatttttattatcatcacaattaaatttttcaattccATTTTCACACATACATTTGTAACTTCCTGGTATATTAATACATATTCCTTCATTAccacaaatatttttagaatttagGCATTCATTGATATCCTCTTCACAAAAAACTCCCTTATATCCTTTAGGACAGGTACAAACTTCTGTTTTAGGATTACAAAAACCACCATTTTGACAGTCACCAAGTTGAGATGAATGATAATTTTGTCCAAATACCTGTGAAACATAAAAAGgtcttttaaaacatttcaTTGTATTACTATTATCTAGTATCTTATCTTCAATACAATTATACTTAATATCAATTATAGGTCCATACCAAGAATATGAGGagtaagaatattttataaaatcttcagatggaataattttagtatcacatataattttattacaagcTTCCTGACAAATTTCATCAATTATCCTAACTTTTTCCTTCAAATGAtaatcattaataaatttttcaacaattttttttgtctcttgtgaatttattattctattaaaagtattcattattgaaataaaaatttgctTTTTTGATATCTTATTATcattagtttttttaattcctATCAATCTTATAGTCATATCAttgaatttattttgtaattgatataaaatttctcCAATACCTGATTGTAAGGTTGTATCTATTTCTAACCATACACCATCATTAGGATAATCATTATATAATGAACCAATTATTTTGTATGTTGTGTTATCCtgatatattgttaaattggaaagttttgtaaatttactaaaaggtattttacatttttctgtagtattatcattatatttaataaggcattttttattcttatatgTATTAACATCAATAAAATCAGGTGTTCCttgtattataatattttttactgaTATCTTTTTactatcttctttttttattttttcaattccAAGAATGattatttcttttcttaCTTTAccaatattatttgtaaatttcaatggaatatttatataatcaaTATTTGGTGTTTCTCTTttgataacttttttattcatcaaaactttttgttgtgtatttatagtaaataattctcttaaattattatcttcaATCTCAACTTTTTCACCtttcttaatatttaacaaagcaatattactattttctTCTATTCCTTCAATTGtatatgttaataattttgatatatcatctatttttttaattactttaacTATAAGTATTGCTTTACttcttaaaatttcaattttatttttttttcctatatTTTCAtgaattgttaaaatatatttataatttttttgttgaaatttatttataatatttgttgtaaaagtattacatatttttatgtatccttcttttttatcaatacaaATTAATCCTTCATCATTTTTGTTTTCAGGATAAATTGAATAAACATAATTAccattattattgttaaaaaagttgaattctaaaagttttgtttttttttctattttatctATAGGCAAAtcaattgtataaaaaactttatcaaAAACTGGTGGTGAAGTTACATTTGTAAAAGTTAATGTTATCATATCATGTTTTGGTACTTTTCTATCTAATTTTccattttttactattaccTCTAAAGgtaaattatattcatttatcattgaaagattatttttagaatttaatGTAATTAATCCTACTTTTCTATCAATAATCATTCCATCAACAGGTGATTGGGTAAAAgagtttatataaaaatttaattctgATCCTTTTCCTGAATCAAGATCTATTGCTTCAATACTTGATAAAATAGTATTAGGTTTAGAATATTTACTAATTTGATTTGCTGTATTTGGTATgtcattattaattataactggagaatattcattaatatcaagaactttaatatttaatattttgattttatctccactttgtaattttattgaatataaattttctgtTTCATAATCTAATTTTCCAACTAAATATAAAgtttgatttttaatttcaaataaattttcctTCTCACACAATtcattaaacatattttttttattttttggaCAGGTAATAGAtgttatgaaatattttttatcaaactCAAATAGTTTACTATTGTAATCAATGTTCTCCCATACAGGTATAGTTACCTGGTCAATactttcaataaaattaaaactttcaACACttgaaacattatttttatttatctctttttcaataataatatcaatagATGTTTCCAGTGGATTGTCACCCATGTCTATGGCAATAACtttaattatcttttgtgattcaaatgtatttaaatgtgagagaaaaattatttgtccAGTTAATGGTTctacataaataatttctgTTCTTGGATCttctaatttataaattattctaGCATTTTTTCCTTCATCTTTATCTGTTGCTTTAATTACATACAAAACATCTCCATACTTTTCATTGCcacttaattttatattaacaaaagatttttcaaattgtggtttgttatcatttttatctttaactGTAACAAAAAATGTTGTTGATATTTGCCAAAAGTCATCTTTTGCTGTTACACGTAATTTATACTCTGATACTTCTTCTCTatctaaaattttcattacttttaattCACCAGTTTTACTAtctaaattaaaagtatcattgtaattattttccaaaaaatataaattatttctattttcaATATCAATATCTAAATCAGTACTTGTAATAGTACAAATAATTTCaccaataaaattattttcataaatttcTGGTGAAAATAATCTTGTAAATTTGGGACTGTTATCATTTTGATCTTTGACGgtaattaaaacttttgttgttgaagataaattatcattGTCTTTTGCCTCCACTgtcaatatatatttatttttttcttcagcATCAAGAATTTTATTAAGTGTAATTTCTCCTGTCTTAGAATCAATGataaattctttattttcattaccataaataattttatattcaatttGATTAAAATCATTAGAATCATTATCTATTGCATGTAcagttaataatttttttggtataatttcattttcttcAACTTTTACTTCATATATTGGTAATATAAATTGTGGAGGTTCATTAACATCAATAACATGTATTTGTACTCTTTGATATGAAGTATAAGCTATATAATTAGATAATGAAACTCCAACAATAAGATTATATCCTGGAAAATTTTCAcgatttaattttttaacagaTAAAACTCCCGTCAATGGATCTATGTAAAAATCATCATTTGAATCACCAGAtgcaataaaatatttaataatattaacttCATTTCCATTATTAGTTgcttcaatttttaatatatccatattttttatatcttctCTTAATGCAATtctactttttaataatggtAATAATTTAGGAAATTTTGATTGTGTTGCAATATATACACTTAATTTTGTTGTTGCATTATTTCCAATACTATCTGTAACAATAACACCaatatcataattattttttccttcttctaatatatcttttaaatatattacaccattttcatcaatataaaaatattgactATCAATTTCATTTATGGTATATTTTAAGGTATCTGATCTATATAATTTTGGTGATATTTTTTCAACAGCAtctattacaaaaataatactatcACGTCTggtattttctttaatatatacatCAAAAAGTGTATTTCTTATTATTGGTCCAGTTCTATCTTCAGTATTTTTAACTTCAACAATAACAGATACTGATGTGGtatgataattaaatttaccaTTATCCTCTCCAATAACAGTAAAATTCCATAGATTTTTATCTTCATAATCTAAACTtcttaataatgatatttgtccagtttttgaatttattgaaaatggaaaattagttgtaaaatcattttcattattttctattCGATATATAATGTATCCATTTTCATCTTCATCAATATCTTTACCATTAACTATAAGTAAATTATCAATAGGTTTTGTATTTTCTTCAActgtaatataatataatggtttattaaattttggtggattatcattaacatcaataacattaataattaatgttCCATAATTATGATTAACATTAATTCCAGAATCAAAAGCTTCAATAGTCaagatatattttgatttttcttCTCTATCTAAtggtttatttaaaaatatgataccAGAAGTTGtgttaattgaaaaataatcaGGAGGACCATCAATTATAGAATATTGAATGaaactatttaaattttcatcatcatcatatGCTAACATTTCACCTATTGGTATAggtaaattattaatgttctctgatatatatatttctttaattttttcataaaatataggtatattatcatttatatcttcaacatttactaatatttttccCAATACTATATCATTGATACTTTTAATTGTacaagtaaaattttttaaaatttcataatcAACATTATTATCTAAAAGTACAACTCCTGATGATGAGATATATCTACACATTGGTGAAGAAGAATAtccaataatatttatatttttttcaaatttaactaaaaaactTCCAATTggtaaattttctttaatactaattttaaatatttcattttcattatcattaatggtaaattctttttctttaactAATTTAACCTCATGTATCATCCTTAACATTGGTTCTCCATTATCATATGCCtcaacaataaaattaatctcATCTACAGTtgtattatttgtatttaaatatatatatccaaaaacattatcaatataaaCTTCATTTAAAGGTAATGTTTCAGGGATAATCCTATAATGAACTACACCACCATATCCTTCATCTGGATCAATAGCATTAACAATACcaattaaatcattttttcttttatctttacttataaaaaatgttgaagTATCTGTTTCAAAGATAGGTGGATTATCATTAACATCattaacaattataataacagttgttttaatataattaactatattaggaaaaatattatccATAATTGTTATCTCTAATTcatgttttttttctttttcataatctaattctttttctaattGTATTGTTCCATCAATATCattaatactaaaaatacCATATGGATTACTTTCGGgtgatattttataattaagatAACTATCAGCATCCTCATCATAAATATCAAAGGTAAAGATCTTATCACCAATTTTTGCATTCTCatctatataaattttcatttccTTATTCAAGATTTGAggtttattatcatttatatctTCTATGTAAAGATAAGTATCACAGGttgatgaaaaatttaagacATTTGTGACTTTTAtactaaatttataaaatgctTCTTTTTCATGATCAAATGAACCATTAACACGTATAATACCAGTTGAAGATTCaatcataatattatttggaGGATTTATTAATTCATAAATTAATTCATCATTTTGTTGTGTAATTACTGAACCAATAATAGAATCAAATGGGGCATCTTCTCTTATAAAATACCTTTGATCATCCATacatgataaaatttttggtctctttgaatcttttttttcaatatttattgatatagGAATCAAATATTCAATGTCATTGGTACATAATGAAACTTTTACAACaccataataaatatttgttaaagtaatattttttaaatttttcaataaaataataccggtatttttatttatttcaaatattttttcaatttcattaTATCTAGAATCAAAAGTGAAGGACATTAAATTGTTTGAGTCTTTAAttggtaaaatttttgaaatttttgttatcacCTGCCCTTCCATAACCTTTTTATCCTCAATTGATAGGTTAACTATTGatggtaaaatattttttggaaaattaaatatatatttatttgtattaacATTTACTTTAACTTCAGTTTCTGTTGTTTCACCCTCTCTTCCAATggcaattaaaattaatttaataactttCATTTCACTTTTTAGTTTGCGTGTAATTTTAAGATTACCTTTATCATCaacatcaaaaaaatttttattaccaaTAAATGTACCATCTATGATTTGatcaacaataaaaataaatgattctTTTGATGGGGTGACTTTTCCAATAATATCACCAATATCAGTACTTTCattgataaagaaattatatgattttttttcaaatttaaatcCATCAACTTCTTTCCATTTTATTAATGCAATTTGGCGTTGTGTAGATTTTCTTAAAgaatcatttaatataattccatttttttcatcatatgctctatcaaatatatttaatgttatataacttggtttatctttaatatccatttttgtaaatttttttcctatCAATAAATTACCATTTGGATCAATACTTATAATATCAGTAAATTTTGCCATTTCTTTTGAATTGTACAATGAATATCCAAGTGAAGAATTGACACCATAATCTAAATCTATACATGGTACCTGTACATTTAaaggtaattttttaataacaatagCATTTATACCACTACATTCTGGATAATTATCATTtgtatcaataatttttactctAATccattttctataaaaaatatttttatgttctatttgtaataaaagataaactTCTTCATACTCCTCACgatcaataaaatttttaattataagatTATCCTTTTGAATctcaaaataattatttaatgttgagtcaaataaaattttaatttcaacatcattaaaattatttaactcattatcaataaattttattttaccaataatggaatttttatcaacattttctgtagcataaaaaatatcactCTTTAATTCAAATccattattttcttttttataaccTTTTTCAATAACAATAGTCATTTCTTTTTCACTTATCATTCCATTTCCTGCAACTgcttttacttttaaaacatattctttgtcatttttagttaaatattttgataaaataatttcaccAGAATATAAATCAATTTCAAATGTTCCATTATAATTACCTTCAATActtaaagtatataaaatattatctaaaGCAATTGTTGGAGTCTTTGGATCAAAAACTGATGCTCCAACTGTTGTTATTATAGAACCAGGAATTGTGGTATCATCTAATTTTATGTATGAATCAAACTTTGTAAATATTggttttaatttaattggtTTTGGTGGATCAATGAGGACAAAAGTCATTCCAACTCCATTTATTTTGTCTGATGATTTTGTTGTTCCAATAAtagttaaattataaataattgaagGCATCAAtgatgtattatttttaacctTTATTCTACCACTTTTtgatatttcaaaataattttcataattatGTACTTTATATGTTACATTTCCTTTTGCTTTGATTTTAATACtatcaacaatatttaaatcccaatagtaaaaatttttttcaaaaacaattttttcagTATTATCATTAACAACAATAACAGAAAATTCAGTTTTACTTTTAAGACCACCTGAATCTTTAACCTCCatcataatattattctGGTCtaccataattttttttaaattcttcaaAATTCCCCTtctattatcaatataaaaaatatcagaatgtgataaaagtttataagataaaatagAGTTTCTTCCAAAATCACTATCATTACACTTAATTACCCCAATAgtagaaaatatttctaaactTTTTGGTATGACAAATTTTTGGTTACTCTCACAAAAAGGAACATTATCATTAGTATCCTGAATATTAACATACACATTAACAATTTCAATACCATTTGTAAATACTTCTTTGACAATTGAAAGTTTTTCTCTATCAATATATCCGGAAACGACAATACTTCCATTTGATagaattgatattttttgattgttGGTAAAAgagttattataaaaataccaTGGGTCATTGTCAATAATTGgttctttttttatgttaCCTATTATGTGCCCTATTGCAACATTTTCCTCAACATCAAATTGTATTGTTCgtattaattttcttttttttctttcattagTAAATatgacatttattttaaaagtttttaatacttttagtTTATTCTTTGAATCGGAAATTGTTACTGTGGCTTGAATTTGATTTATAACATctgtaattttattacttaatCTTATTACACCTGTTTTCTCATTAATTTCAAGTAATACCGTATCAATAGAAAATACATAATTATGATCAGAATTTATAAATggaattgaaaatatttcttgACCAATGATTTTGTGATCAACATTAATAGTAACATCTCTCaagttttttataactttatcataaaaatcattattttttttaaatgttaaaaataattgtttggTGGCTTTTCCTAATTTAACAATACAAATATGATTTTCCCTATCAaaggtaaaatttttttcaacttttAATTCACCtgtttctttatttatattcaaaatattgtTGCAATTTAATAGTTCAAAATTAccaatttcatttatatgtaaattttcaattatattaatttttccaattgtaacatttttttttccatcatCAATTTCGTAATGCCATTTATTGTGTaaactaaatatatttaaattttgattgtCATTAACAATTTCAAAGGTAACTTTAGT
This Strongyloides ratti genome assembly S_ratti_ED321, chromosome : 2 DNA region includes the following protein-coding sequences:
- a CDS encoding Epidermal growth factor-like domain and Laminin G domain and EGF-like calcium-binding domain and Cadherin domain and Concanavalin A-like lectin/glucanases superfamily domain and Concanavalin A-like lectin/glucanase, subgroup domain and Cadherin-like domain-containing protein, coding for MDILKIEATNNGNEVNIIKYFIASGDSNDDFYIDPLTGVLSVKKLNRENFPGYNLIVGVSLSNYIAYTSYQRVQIHVIDVNEPPQFILPIYEVKVEENEIIPKKLLTVHAIDNDSNDFNQIEYKIIYGNENKEFIIDSKTGEITLNKILDAEEKNKYILTVEAKDNDNLSSTTKVLITVKDQNDNSPKFTRLFSPEIYENNFIGEIICTITSTDLDIDIENRNNLYFLENNYNDTFNLDSKTGELKVMKILDREEVSEYKLRVTAKDDFWQISTTFFVTVKDKNDNKPQFEKSFVNIKLSGNEKYGDVLYVIKATDKDEGKNARIIYKLEDPRTEIIYVEPLTGQIIFLSHLNTFESQKIIKVIAIDMGDNPLETSIDIIIEKEINKNNVSSVESFNFIESIDQVTIPVWENIDYNSKLFEFDKKYFITSITCPKNKKNMFNELCEKENLFEIKNQTLYLVGKLDYETENLYSIKLQSGDKIKILNIKVLDINEYSPVIINNDIPNTANQISKYSKPNTILSSIEAIDLDSGKGSELNFYINSFTQSPVDGMIIDRKVGLITLNSKNNLSMINEYNLPLEVIVKNGKLDRKVPKHDMITLTFTNVTSPPVFDKVFYTIDLPIDKIEKKTKLLEFNFFNNNNGNYVYSIYPENKNDEGLICIDKKEGYIKICNTFTTNIINKFQQKNYKYILTIHENIGKKNKIEILRSKAILIVKVIKKIDDISKLLTYTIEGIEENSNIALLNIKKGEKVEIEDNNLRELFTINTQQKVLMNKKVIKRETPNIDYINIPLKFTNNIGKVRKEIIILGIEKIKKEDSKKISVKNIIIQGTPDFIDVNTYKNKKCLIKYNDNTTEKCKIPFSKFTKLSNLTIYQDNTTYKIIGSLYNDYPNDGVWLEIDTTLQSGIGEILYQLQNKFNDMTIRLIGIKKTNDNKISKKQIFISIMNTFNRIINSQETKKIVEKFINDYHLKEKVRIIDEICQEACNKIICDTKIIPSEDFIKYSYSSYSWYGPIIDIKYNCIEDKILDNSNTMKCFKRPFYVSQVFGQNYHSSQLGDCQNGGFCNPKTEVCTCPKGYKGVFCEEDINECLNSKNICGNEGICINIPGSYKCMCENGIEKFNCDDNKNIYNKNNTCNENICKNGLCIPKNDGSSDLWFCSCNKGYYGDNCETKIYSFEYSSFMEIDMKNEEIEELIFDFNTKQENGILFYSYTLENQYDYISVDLINGNIRLSLNRSLTNELINEFIHTPINDGIWKRLQLIFTHNSVIINLKACNNKGTECVECINDICRKEIETIYGRFSLPSKKFLIGGIGNDDEILSRGNQYNSPEFVGCIKDIYLNNLPLFNHNVIVENLIDYCPLIGRQNNCHEDICGKFGKCYNKLNSYTCKCNDIFTSDSSCKDIVQPVSLGDGQVAFELTGNGKKLLQFVSNNRSSIENLPNFPKKNIQRRRISGNTFSEIFSYTSDDILSSPHYSKISLQNQKLEIDFKTNHSDGVLLSIYSINSSKIFMLKLDNGTLNYCVYDGLTNIFTIEISKDILNLYWHRIGIITSITNPNTISFKLNGEVIVKNLDNNYIPIFVHKDLGAILIGAAKSTSFIPFKGCVRRLIINDYGYSMISNVKKPKVDGLFSLKHLGQVEIGCSVPSINENECDNCEGNFDERNTKLNDLGNVLGIAFIFLFILIILSSIYFIVNRYQWKKDKRKNIKRKNENEINENNIFPNLDNIPRTFISYQNTAISAFSSYENIGSNPFIISNNGNINPGFSSNTQLSNTIDHQGSSGNPSMHNLSHIYDAPLINRSSIIQNNIFTKDYYQNPTLEMDETSNNKTGTIKRCRKLVTFSPTNGISYINDNNYHYPSNYYINNSDDDDGKESPYL